A region from the Mycobacterium heidelbergense genome encodes:
- the folP gene encoding dihydropteroate synthase gives MAIVNRTPDSFYDRGATFGDDAARDAAHRAIAEGADVIDVGGVKAGPGESVDEDTEIARLVPFIEWLRDAYPDQLISVDTWRAGVARVACAAGADLINDTWGGIDPALPEVAAEFGAGLVCSHTGGAQPRTRPFRVSYGTSTRGVVDDAIRQVTAAAERAVARGVARDRVLIDPAHDFGKNTFHGLALLRHVGDLVNTGWPLLLALSNKDFVGETLGVGLTERLEGTLAATALAAAAGARMFRVHEVAATRRALEMVASIQGTRPPARTVRGLA, from the coding sequence ATGGCGATCGTCAACCGCACCCCGGACTCGTTCTACGACCGGGGCGCGACCTTCGGCGACGACGCCGCCCGGGACGCCGCACATAGGGCCATCGCGGAAGGAGCCGACGTCATCGACGTCGGCGGGGTCAAGGCGGGCCCGGGCGAGAGCGTCGACGAGGACACCGAGATCGCCAGGTTGGTGCCGTTCATCGAATGGCTGCGCGACGCCTATCCCGACCAGCTGATCAGCGTCGACACCTGGCGCGCGGGGGTGGCCAGGGTGGCCTGCGCCGCCGGCGCCGACCTGATCAACGACACCTGGGGCGGCATCGACCCCGCCCTGCCCGAGGTGGCCGCCGAGTTCGGGGCGGGCCTGGTGTGCTCGCACACCGGTGGCGCGCAGCCGCGCACGCGCCCGTTCCGGGTGAGCTACGGGACCAGCACGCGCGGTGTGGTGGACGACGCGATTCGCCAGGTCACCGCCGCCGCCGAGCGGGCCGTCGCGCGCGGGGTGGCCCGCGACCGGGTGCTGATCGACCCGGCCCACGACTTCGGCAAGAACACCTTCCACGGGCTGGCGCTGTTGCGCCACGTCGGCGATCTTGTTAATACCGGATGGCCGCTGCTCCTGGCTTTGAGTAACAAGGACTTCGTCGGGGAGACTCTGGGTGTGGGACTGACCGAACGGCTCGAGGGAACGCTGGCCGCCACCGCGCTGGCGGCGGCCGCCGGTGCCCGCATGTTTCGGGTGCACGAGGTCGCGGCCACCCGGCGGGCCCTGGAGATGGTGGCCTCGATCCAGGGCACACGCCCGCCGGCGCGCACGGTGAGGGGGCTGGCATGA
- a CDS encoding glucosyl-3-phosphoglycerate synthase, with protein sequence MTELVDLASEGVLAARPGDVWLSDRSRNRPGWTLAALEEAKAGRTVSVVLPALNEQETVESVVESISPLVDGLVDELIVLDSGSTDDTEIRAIAAGARVISREQALPEVPVRPGKGEALWRSLAATSGDIVVFVDSDLIDPHPMFVPWLVAPLLTCDGIHLVKSFYRRPLTVGDAGGGAGATGGGRVTELVARPLLAALRPELGCILQPLGGEYAASRELLTSLPFAPGYGVEIGLLVDTFDRLGLDAIAQVNLGVRAHRNRPLGELGAMSRQVIATLLSRCGIPDSGVGLSQFFADGPDGSDGSDVEGYTQRTAPVSLVDRPPMKGLLPR encoded by the coding sequence ATGACGGAGTTGGTGGACCTCGCCAGCGAGGGCGTGCTCGCCGCGCGGCCCGGCGACGTCTGGTTGTCCGACCGCAGCCGCAACCGTCCCGGGTGGACGCTCGCCGCACTGGAAGAGGCGAAGGCCGGGCGGACCGTCTCGGTGGTGCTGCCGGCGCTCAACGAGCAAGAAACCGTCGAATCGGTGGTCGAAAGCATCTCGCCGCTGGTCGATGGGTTGGTCGACGAGCTGATCGTGCTGGACTCCGGTTCGACGGACGACACCGAGATCCGGGCCATCGCCGCCGGCGCCCGCGTCATCAGCCGCGAGCAGGCGCTGCCCGAGGTGCCCGTTCGACCCGGCAAGGGCGAGGCGCTATGGCGCTCGCTCGCGGCCACCAGCGGCGACATCGTGGTGTTCGTCGACTCCGACCTGATCGACCCGCACCCGATGTTCGTGCCCTGGCTGGTGGCCCCGCTGCTCACCTGCGACGGGATTCACCTGGTCAAGAGCTTCTATCGGCGGCCCTTGACGGTCGGCGACGCCGGCGGCGGCGCGGGTGCCACCGGCGGCGGGCGGGTCACCGAGCTGGTGGCGCGGCCGTTGCTGGCGGCGCTGCGCCCGGAGCTGGGCTGCATCCTGCAGCCGCTCGGCGGCGAGTACGCGGCCAGCCGGGAGCTGCTGACGTCGCTGCCGTTCGCCCCGGGCTACGGCGTGGAGATCGGCCTGCTGGTGGACACCTTCGACCGGTTGGGGCTGGACGCGATCGCCCAGGTCAACCTCGGCGTGCGGGCGCACCGCAACCGGCCGCTGGGCGAGCTGGGCGCGATGAGCCGCCAAGTCATCGCGACCCTGCTGTCGCGGTGCGGGATCCCCGACTCCGGGGTCGGCCTGAGCCAGTTCTTCGCCGACGGCCCGGACGGCTCCGACGGCTCCGACGTGGAGGGCTACACCCAACGCACCGCTCCGGTGTCGTTGGTGGACCGGCCGCCGATGAAGGGATTGCTGCCACGCTGA
- a CDS encoding DivIVA domain-containing protein, producing MALVLLYLVVLVLVAIVLFGAASLLFGRGEQLPPLPRGTTATVLPAYGVTGTDVDAVKFTQVLRGYKASEVDWVLDRLARELEALRGQLAAVHASPVAEDETGGEPDPMEPEDREDRQDTM from the coding sequence GTGGCGTTGGTGTTGCTGTACCTGGTGGTGCTGGTGCTGGTGGCGATCGTGCTGTTCGGCGCGGCCAGCCTGCTGTTCGGCCGTGGTGAGCAGCTGCCGCCCCTGCCCCGGGGGACGACGGCGACGGTGCTGCCGGCCTACGGCGTCACCGGAACCGACGTCGACGCCGTCAAGTTCACCCAGGTGCTGCGCGGGTACAAGGCCAGCGAGGTGGACTGGGTGCTGGACCGCCTCGCCCGGGAGCTCGAGGCGCTGCGTGGGCAGCTGGCGGCGGTGCACGCCTCGCCGGTCGCCGAGGACGAAACCGGGGGTGAGCCCGACCCGATGGAACCTGAGGACCGCGAGGATCGTCAGGACACAATGTGA
- a CDS encoding DNA-3-methyladenine glycosylase I yields the protein MSDDGLVRCGWAAIRPGPDLELYRDYHDREWGRPLRDGAALFERMSLEAFQSGLSWLIILRKRENFRRAFAGFDIEVVAGYTDADVQRLLADEGIVRNRAKIEATIGNARAAAELGSAEDLSKLLWSFAPSPRPRPADASEIPSASAESKAMARDLKGRGFRFVGPTTAYALMQATGMVDDHVRDCWVPTVTL from the coding sequence GTGAGCGACGATGGACTGGTGCGGTGCGGTTGGGCGGCCATTCGGCCCGGACCGGACCTCGAGCTGTACCGCGACTACCACGACCGGGAATGGGGCCGCCCGTTGCGCGACGGGGCGGCGTTGTTCGAGCGGATGAGCCTCGAGGCCTTTCAGAGCGGCCTGTCGTGGCTGATCATCCTGCGCAAACGGGAGAATTTCCGCCGCGCCTTCGCCGGGTTCGACATCGAGGTGGTCGCCGGCTACACCGACGCCGATGTGCAGCGCCTGCTGGCCGACGAGGGAATCGTGCGCAACCGCGCCAAGATCGAAGCGACGATCGGCAACGCGCGCGCCGCTGCTGAGCTGGGATCCGCGGAGGACCTGTCGAAGCTGCTGTGGTCGTTCGCGCCGTCGCCGCGGCCCCGCCCCGCCGACGCCTCCGAAATCCCCTCGGCCAGTGCCGAATCGAAGGCCATGGCGCGCGACCTGAAAGGGCGCGGCTTCCGGTTCGTCGGGCCGACCACCGCCTATGCGCTGATGCAGGCGACGGGGATGGTCGACGATCATGTTCGCGATTGCTGGGTGCCCACCGTGACCCTCTGA
- a CDS encoding DUF3117 domain-containing protein — protein sequence MAAMKPRTGDGPLEATKEGRGIVMRVPLEGGGRLVVELTPDEAAALGDELKGVTS from the coding sequence ATGGCGGCGATGAAGCCCCGGACCGGAGACGGTCCTCTGGAAGCAACCAAAGAGGGGCGCGGCATCGTGATGCGGGTACCACTTGAGGGAGGCGGTCGATTGGTCGTCGAGCTGACGCCCGACGAGGCCGCGGCCCTGGGTGACGAACTCAAGGGCGTGACCAGCTAA
- the glgA gene encoding glycogen synthase encodes MRVAMMTREYPPDVYGGAGVHVTELVAQLRRLCAVDVHCMGAPRPDAFAHQPDPRIHGANAALSTLSTDLMMANAASAATVVHSHTWYTGLAGHLSALLYDIPHVLTAHSLEPLRPWKAEQLGGGYRVSTWVERTAVLAAEAVIAVSSAMREDILRVYPTLDPSLVHVIRNGIDTNVWYPAGPGQTGSVLTELGVDPRRPIVAFVGRITRQKGVGHLMAAAHHFDADVQLVLCAGAPDTPELAEEARAAVAGLARDRAGVFWIREMLPIGELREILSAATVFVCPSVYEPLGIVNLEAMACATAVVASDVGGIPEVVADGVTGSLVHYDAADPTGFQARLAEAVNELVADRGKAKRYGEAGRQRCIEDFSWTHVAEQTLEIYRKVCA; translated from the coding sequence ATGCGGGTGGCGATGATGACTCGGGAGTACCCACCGGACGTCTACGGCGGAGCCGGGGTACACGTCACCGAACTCGTCGCCCAGCTGCGCCGACTGTGCGCCGTCGACGTGCATTGCATGGGCGCGCCCCGCCCGGACGCCTTCGCCCATCAGCCCGACCCGCGCATCCACGGCGCCAACGCGGCGCTGTCCACCCTGTCCACCGACCTGATGATGGCCAACGCCGCGTCCGCGGCCACCGTCGTCCACTCGCACACGTGGTACACCGGCCTGGCCGGGCATCTGAGCGCGTTGCTCTACGACATCCCCCACGTGCTGACCGCGCATTCGCTCGAGCCGCTGCGGCCGTGGAAGGCGGAACAGCTCGGCGGTGGCTACCGGGTGTCGACGTGGGTCGAACGCACCGCGGTGCTGGCCGCCGAGGCCGTCATCGCGGTCAGCTCCGCCATGCGCGAAGACATCCTGCGGGTCTATCCCACCCTGGACCCAAGCCTCGTCCACGTCATTCGCAACGGGATCGACACCAACGTCTGGTATCCCGCGGGGCCGGGGCAAACCGGGTCCGTGCTGACCGAACTCGGGGTCGATCCACGCCGGCCGATCGTGGCGTTCGTCGGACGGATCACCCGGCAGAAAGGCGTCGGCCACCTGATGGCGGCGGCGCACCACTTCGACGCGGACGTGCAGCTGGTGCTGTGCGCCGGCGCCCCCGACACCCCTGAGTTGGCCGAGGAGGCCCGGGCCGCGGTAGCCGGGTTGGCGCGCGATCGCGCCGGTGTGTTTTGGATCCGGGAAATGCTCCCCATCGGGGAGCTACGCGAAATACTTTCGGCGGCAACGGTTTTCGTATGCCCGTCGGTGTATGAGCCGTTGGGGATCGTGAACCTCGAGGCGATGGCCTGCGCGACGGCGGTGGTGGCCTCCGACGTCGGCGGGATACCGGAGGTGGTCGCCGACGGGGTCACCGGGTCGCTGGTGCACTATGACGCGGCCGACCCGACCGGTTTTCAGGCCAGGTTGGCCGAAGCGGTGAACGAGCTGGTCGCCGACCGCGGCAAAGCAAAACGCTATGGCGAGGCGGGACGCCAGCGCTGCATCGAGGACTTCTCCTGGACCCACGTCGCCGAGCAGACGCTGGAGATCTACCGGAAGGTGTGTGCGTAG
- the glgC gene encoding glucose-1-phosphate adenylyltransferase translates to MREAPHVLGIVLAGGEGKRLYPLTADRAKPAVPFGGAYRLIDFVLSNLVNARYLRICVLTQYKSHSLDRHISQNWRLSGLAGEYITPVPAQQRLGPRWYTGSADAIYQSLNLIYDEDPDYIVVFGADHVYRMDPEQMVRFHIDTGAGATVAGIRVPRSEASAFGCIDADESGRIRTFVEKPLNPPGTPDDPETTFVSMGNYIFTTKVLIDAIRADADDDHSDHDMGGDIVPRLVDDGMAAVYDFSDNEVPGATDRDRGYWRDVGTLDAFYDAHMDLVSVHPVFNLYNKRWPIRGESENLAPAKFVNGGSAQESVVGAGSIISASSVRNSVLSSNVVVDDGAIVEGSVIMPGARVGRGAVVRHAILDKNVVVGPGEMVGVDLEKDRERFAISAGGVVAVGKGVWI, encoded by the coding sequence ATGAGGGAAGCACCACACGTGCTGGGCATTGTCCTGGCCGGCGGTGAGGGCAAGCGGCTGTATCCGCTGACCGCGGATCGGGCCAAGCCCGCGGTTCCGTTCGGTGGTGCGTATCGACTGATCGACTTCGTGCTCTCCAACCTCGTCAACGCCCGATATCTGAGGATCTGCGTTCTCACGCAATACAAGTCGCATTCACTTGACCGTCACATTTCGCAAAACTGGCGGTTGTCCGGCCTGGCCGGTGAGTACATCACGCCGGTGCCCGCGCAACAGCGCCTCGGCCCGCGCTGGTATACCGGCTCGGCCGACGCGATCTATCAGTCCCTCAACCTGATCTACGACGAAGATCCGGACTACATCGTGGTTTTCGGCGCGGATCACGTGTACCGGATGGACCCCGAGCAGATGGTCCGGTTCCACATCGACACCGGGGCCGGCGCCACGGTGGCCGGCATCAGGGTCCCGCGCAGTGAGGCCAGCGCGTTCGGTTGCATCGACGCCGACGAATCCGGCCGCATCCGCACTTTTGTCGAGAAGCCACTGAATCCGCCGGGAACTCCCGATGACCCTGAGACGACGTTCGTTTCCATGGGCAACTACATCTTCACCACCAAGGTGCTCATCGACGCGATTCGCGCCGACGCCGACGACGACCACTCGGATCACGACATGGGCGGTGACATCGTCCCGCGATTGGTGGACGACGGGATGGCCGCCGTGTACGACTTCTCCGACAACGAGGTGCCCGGCGCCACCGACCGCGACCGGGGCTACTGGCGCGACGTCGGGACGCTGGACGCCTTCTACGACGCGCACATGGACCTGGTCTCGGTGCATCCCGTGTTCAACCTCTACAACAAGCGCTGGCCGATTCGCGGCGAGTCGGAGAATCTGGCGCCGGCCAAGTTCGTCAACGGCGGCTCGGCCCAGGAATCGGTGGTCGGCGCCGGCAGCATCATCTCGGCGTCCTCGGTGCGCAACTCGGTGCTGTCGTCGAACGTCGTGGTCGACGACGGGGCCATCGTGGAGGGCAGCGTGATCATGCCGGGCGCCCGGGTCGGCCGCGGCGCGGTGGTGCGCCACGCGATCCTGGACAAGAACGTCGTCGTCGGGCCCGGCGAGATGGTCGGCGTGGATCTGGAAAAGGACCGCGAGCGCTTCGCGATCAGCGCCGGCGGTGTGGTCGCCGTCGGCAAGGGCGTCTGGATCTAG
- a CDS encoding CocE/NonD family hydrolase: MARTPAPTLDRPWRRPGALRYAVARLRGIARPPVTVTDPPTDTLVERDVAVPTRDGTVLRINVFRGADEAARPAILSIHPYGKDKLPTRRGKKWTFSVQYRLLRQPKPVSFSALTGWEAPDPAWWTPHGFTVVNADARGCGHSDGTGKLLSRQEAEDTYDLVQWIAGQPWCDGNVLMLGVSYLAISQYAVAALQPPALRAICPWEGFTDAYRELMFPGGIRETGFARLWGRNVYRATRQSYNLAQMQEEHPLRDDFWRSLVPDLSAIKAPMLVCGSFSDNNLHSRGSMRAFTRGGSAHARLYTHRGGKWATFYSEAALAEQLKFFRDVLGGAPDSRSVRLEVREDRDTVAAVREEAEWPLARTRWRPLYLGDAGALADERPQAAGSVGFETRSRAAAFSWTVPADIELTGPMVARLWVELDGCDDANLFVGVEKWRGGRFVEFEGSYGYGRDRVTTGWQRVALRALDPELSRPWEPVPACTEPRPVSAGEVVAIDVALGPSATLFRAGEQLRLVVAGRWLCPANPLIGQMPAAYLNSPRGQVTLHWGPRYDAHLLIPEIPK; this comes from the coding sequence GTGGCGCGAACCCCGGCACCTACGCTTGACCGGCCGTGGCGACGTCCCGGCGCTCTCCGCTATGCGGTGGCCCGGCTACGCGGCATCGCCAGACCGCCCGTCACCGTCACCGATCCACCGACGGACACCCTCGTCGAGCGTGACGTCGCCGTTCCGACCCGCGACGGAACGGTGTTGCGGATCAATGTCTTCCGCGGGGCCGACGAGGCGGCGCGGCCGGCCATCCTGAGCATCCATCCCTACGGCAAGGACAAGCTGCCGACTCGGCGGGGCAAGAAGTGGACGTTCTCGGTGCAATACCGCCTGCTGCGCCAGCCGAAACCGGTGAGCTTCTCGGCCCTGACCGGGTGGGAGGCCCCGGACCCGGCCTGGTGGACCCCGCACGGCTTCACGGTGGTGAACGCCGACGCGCGCGGCTGCGGCCATTCCGACGGCACCGGAAAACTGCTGTCGCGCCAGGAGGCCGAGGACACCTACGACCTGGTGCAGTGGATCGCCGGCCAGCCGTGGTGCGACGGCAATGTCCTCATGCTCGGGGTGTCCTACCTGGCCATCAGCCAGTACGCCGTCGCCGCGTTGCAGCCGCCCGCGCTGCGCGCGATCTGCCCGTGGGAGGGCTTCACCGACGCGTATCGCGAACTGATGTTCCCGGGCGGGATTCGGGAGACCGGCTTCGCCCGGCTGTGGGGCCGCAACGTGTATCGGGCGACGCGGCAGAGCTACAACCTCGCCCAGATGCAGGAGGAGCACCCGCTGCGCGACGACTTCTGGCGCTCGCTGGTGCCCGACCTGTCGGCGATCAAGGCGCCCATGCTGGTCTGCGGCAGCTTCTCGGACAACAACCTGCACAGCCGGGGCTCGATGCGGGCCTTCACCCGCGGCGGCTCGGCCCACGCCCGCCTCTACACCCATCGCGGCGGCAAGTGGGCGACCTTCTACTCCGAGGCCGCACTGGCCGAGCAGCTGAAGTTCTTTCGCGACGTGCTGGGCGGCGCGCCCGATTCCCGCAGCGTCCGCCTCGAGGTGCGCGAGGACCGCGATACCGTCGCCGCGGTCCGCGAGGAGGCCGAGTGGCCGCTCGCCCGAACCCGTTGGCGGCCTTTATATCTGGGTGATGCGGGAGCGCTGGCGGACGAGCGGCCGCAGGCGGCGGGCAGCGTCGGGTTCGAAACGCGTTCCCGGGCAGCGGCATTCAGCTGGACCGTGCCCGCGGACATCGAGCTGACCGGCCCGATGGTGGCGCGGCTGTGGGTCGAACTGGACGGCTGTGACGACGCGAATCTGTTCGTCGGCGTGGAGAAGTGGCGCGGCGGACGGTTCGTCGAATTCGAGGGCTCATACGGCTACGGCCGCGACCGGGTGACCACCGGCTGGCAGCGGGTCGCGCTGCGCGCGTTGGACCCCGAGCTGTCCCGGCCGTGGGAGCCGGTTCCGGCGTGCACCGAGCCGCGGCCGGTGTCCGCCGGCGAGGTGGTCGCGATCGACGTTGCGCTGGGGCCCTCCGCGACCTTGTTCCGCGCCGGCGAGCAGCTGCGGCTGGTGGTGGCCGGACGCTGGCTGTGTCCGGCCAATCCGCTGATCGGTCAGATGCCCGCGGCCTATCTCAACTCGCCGCGCGGCCAGGTCACCCTGCACTGGGGCCCGCGTTACGACGCGCACCTGCTGATCCCGGAGATCCCGAAGTAG
- a CDS encoding methyltransferase family protein, producing the protein MKTAVRLTTSSILGLAAFGLILFVPAGTLNYWQAWVFIAVFTATSAIPTIYLARANPAALRRRMHAGPRAETRMAQKIIIVGSFVDLFAMMAFSAFDHRMGWSAVPVWVCLLGDVLVAAGLGIAMLVIVENSYAAATVTVEAGQQVASGGLYKFVRHPMYVGNVIMMVGMPLALGSYWGLLFVIPGVAVLVFRILDEEKLLAQELAGYREYTQRVRYRLVPNVW; encoded by the coding sequence ATGAAAACCGCTGTTCGGCTGACGACGTCCTCGATTCTCGGGTTGGCCGCATTCGGCCTCATCCTGTTCGTGCCGGCCGGCACGCTGAATTATTGGCAGGCATGGGTTTTCATCGCCGTGTTCACGGCGACATCGGCCATCCCCACGATCTATCTGGCGCGGGCGAACCCGGCGGCCCTGCGGCGACGCATGCATGCCGGGCCACGCGCGGAAACGAGGATGGCCCAAAAGATCATCATCGTCGGCTCGTTTGTGGATCTCTTCGCGATGATGGCGTTCAGCGCATTCGACCATCGGATGGGCTGGTCGGCGGTGCCGGTGTGGGTATGCCTGCTCGGCGATGTGCTGGTCGCGGCCGGGCTCGGCATCGCCATGCTGGTCATCGTCGAGAACAGTTACGCGGCCGCCACCGTCACGGTGGAGGCGGGCCAGCAGGTGGCCTCCGGCGGCCTGTACAAGTTCGTCAGGCACCCGATGTATGTCGGGAACGTGATCATGATGGTGGGCATGCCGCTGGCGCTCGGCTCTTACTGGGGACTTCTGTTCGTCATCCCGGGCGTCGCGGTGCTCGTCTTCCGCATCCTCGACGAGGAGAAACTGCTCGCCCAGGAGCTGGCCGGCTACCGCGAATACACGCAGCGGGTGCGCTATCGGCTGGTTCCCAACGTGTGGTAG
- a CDS encoding ABC transporter permease, with translation MSTATLDRPHRPAHPAPRAGSQFSGTLGMLRLYLRRDRISLPLWVLLLSVPLATVYVGSILKVYPTEAARAGFAASIMASPAQRALYGQVYNDSLGAVGIWKAGMFHLLIAVAVILTVIRHTRADEETGRTELVDSTAVGRYAGLSAALLLSFGASIATGAIGAAGLLTTDVPAGGSLAFGAALACSGLVFTAVAAVTAQLSPSARFARGAAFAVLGAAFTLRAVGDAGDGTLSWLSPLGWSLQVRPYAGDRWWVLLLHLATTAALTLVAYRLLAGRDVGAGLIAERPGPGTAGKRLGGVDGLTWRLNRGALLLWTVGLCLYGLLMGSVAHGIGDELGDSTVARDIVARMGGTSALEEAFVAVAYTMMGMVAAAFAISLTLRPQQEESGQRAETILAGAVSRTRWLASHLVAAMLGCAVAMLASGVAGGIVYGVAAGDVGGKLAVVVGTAAAQLPAVWLLAAVTIALFGLAPRFTPVAWGVLVGFIAVYLIGELAQFPQWLLDLEPFAHIPRVGADFTAVPLLWLLAIDAALIVLGAIAFRRRDLRC, from the coding sequence ATGAGCACCGCAACGCTGGATCGGCCACACCGCCCGGCGCATCCGGCGCCTCGCGCCGGGTCGCAGTTCTCCGGAACCCTTGGGATGCTTCGGCTCTACCTGCGCCGAGACCGGATCTCCTTGCCGCTGTGGGTCTTGCTGCTGTCGGTGCCGCTGGCGACGGTGTACGTCGGCAGCATCCTAAAGGTCTATCCCACGGAGGCCGCCCGCGCCGGGTTCGCCGCGTCCATCATGGCCAGCCCGGCCCAGCGCGCGCTCTACGGGCAGGTCTACAACGACAGCCTTGGCGCCGTGGGGATCTGGAAGGCCGGGATGTTCCACCTGCTGATCGCGGTCGCCGTCATCCTCACGGTGATCCGGCACACCCGCGCCGACGAGGAGACCGGCCGCACCGAGTTGGTGGACTCGACCGCCGTCGGCCGGTATGCCGGCCTGAGCGCGGCGCTGCTGTTGTCGTTCGGCGCGTCGATCGCCACCGGCGCGATCGGCGCGGCGGGCTTGCTGACCACCGACGTCCCGGCCGGCGGGTCGCTCGCGTTCGGGGCGGCGCTGGCCTGCTCCGGCCTGGTCTTCACCGCGGTTGCCGCGGTGACCGCCCAGCTCTCGCCGAGCGCCAGGTTCGCCCGCGGCGCCGCCTTCGCCGTACTCGGGGCCGCGTTCACGCTGCGCGCCGTCGGCGACGCCGGCGACGGCACGCTGTCGTGGCTCTCGCCGCTGGGATGGTCGCTGCAGGTGCGGCCGTACGCGGGCGATCGCTGGTGGGTCCTGCTGCTGCATCTGGCGACGACGGCCGCGCTCACCCTGGTGGCCTATCGACTGCTCGCCGGCCGCGACGTGGGCGCCGGGCTCATCGCCGAACGCCCCGGACCCGGCACCGCCGGCAAGCGGCTGGGCGGCGTCGACGGGCTGACGTGGCGGCTGAACCGCGGCGCGCTGCTGCTGTGGACCGTGGGCCTGTGCCTGTACGGCCTGCTGATGGGCAGCGTGGCGCACGGCATCGGCGACGAGCTCGGCGACAGCACCGTCGCGCGTGACATCGTCGCGCGGATGGGCGGCACCAGCGCGTTGGAGGAGGCCTTCGTCGCGGTGGCGTACACCATGATGGGCATGGTGGCCGCCGCGTTCGCCATCTCGCTCACCCTGCGGCCGCAGCAGGAGGAGTCCGGGCAGCGCGCCGAGACGATCCTGGCCGGGGCCGTGTCGCGAACCCGTTGGCTGGCAAGCCATTTGGTGGCCGCCATGCTGGGGTGCGCGGTCGCGATGCTGGCCAGCGGCGTGGCCGGCGGGATCGTCTACGGCGTCGCGGCCGGCGACGTCGGCGGCAAGCTGGCCGTCGTCGTCGGCACCGCGGCCGCCCAGCTGCCCGCCGTCTGGCTGCTCGCCGCGGTGACGATCGCGTTGTTCGGTCTGGCGCCGCGCTTCACGCCCGTGGCGTGGGGCGTGCTGGTCGGGTTCATCGCCGTGTACCTGATCGGTGAGCTGGCCCAATTCCCGCAGTGGTTGCTCGATCTGGAACCGTTCGCACACATTCCACGGGTCGGCGCCGACTTCACCGCCGTGCCGCTGCTGTGGCTGCTGGCCATCGACGCGGCGCTGATCGTCCTGGGAGCCATCGCTTTTCGACGGCGTGACCTGCGTTGTTAG
- a CDS encoding ABC transporter ATP-binding protein: MPVSNAAPIEINGLRKNFGSVRALDGLDLTVREGEVHGFLGPNGAGKSTTIRILLGLVKADGGTARLLGGDPWTDAVELHRHIAYVPGDVTLWPSLTGGETIDLLARMRGGIDERRRAELIERFDLDPHKKARTYSKGNRQKVSLISAFSSRARLLLLDEPSSGLDPLMENVFQQCVGEARDRGTTVLLSSHILAETEALCERVTIIRAGKTIESGSLDSMRHLSRTSIKAEMISDPGDVTRIKGVEDVTIDGNTLHAHVDSESLGELIRALVDAGVRSLVSQPPTLEELFLRHYDTAADGGTKVSVR, translated from the coding sequence ATGCCAGTTAGCAACGCCGCGCCGATCGAAATCAACGGACTGAGAAAGAATTTCGGTTCGGTGCGCGCGCTGGACGGCCTGGACCTGACGGTGCGCGAGGGGGAAGTGCACGGGTTCCTCGGGCCGAACGGCGCCGGGAAGTCGACGACGATCCGCATCCTGCTGGGCCTGGTGAAGGCCGACGGCGGAACCGCCCGGCTGCTGGGCGGCGACCCGTGGACCGACGCGGTCGAACTGCATCGCCACATTGCCTACGTGCCCGGTGATGTGACGCTGTGGCCCTCACTGACCGGCGGCGAGACCATCGACCTGCTCGCCCGCATGCGGGGGGGCATCGACGAACGGCGTCGCGCCGAGTTGATCGAGCGCTTCGACCTCGACCCGCACAAGAAGGCGCGCACCTACTCGAAGGGCAACCGGCAAAAGGTCTCCCTGATCTCGGCGTTCTCGTCGAGGGCCAGGCTGCTTCTCCTGGATGAGCCCAGCAGCGGCCTGGACCCGTTGATGGAGAACGTGTTTCAGCAGTGCGTCGGCGAGGCCCGCGACCGCGGCACCACGGTCTTGCTCTCCAGCCACATCCTGGCAGAAACCGAAGCGCTGTGCGAAAGGGTGACCATCATCCGGGCCGGCAAGACCATCGAGAGCGGTTCGCTGGACTCCATGCGGCATCTCAGCCGCACCTCGATCAAGGCCGAAATGATCTCCGATCCAGGCGATGTCACCCGAATCAAGGGCGTCGAGGACGTCACCATCGACGGCAACACGCTGCACGCCCACGTCGACAGCGAAAGCCTGGGCGAGCTCATCCGGGCGCTCGTCGACGCCGGCGTGCGCAGCCTGGTCAGCCAGCCGCCAACGCTCGAGGAGCTCTTCCTGCGCCATTACGACACGGCGGCCGATGGCGGCACGAAGGTCTCAGTGCGATGA